The following proteins are encoded in a genomic region of Sebastes fasciatus isolate fSebFas1 chromosome 14, fSebFas1.pri, whole genome shotgun sequence:
- the tmem223 gene encoding transmembrane protein 223: MGLERLLCGALVSTQSPRSMSSVLNRAAALYSRIVVHREPAARLLSSSTQPSRDVTLFQHDRTRFFRLLSLFCGGQLLFWTYLGHFAYTGLRDTRRGTAKTSTTTTTTTTTTTMGLAGIWSFEMNLGSNSWRFGFTLGCLAMGAGVVGLGVLFCRRSVSQVILHQGGRMVTVSTQSPLGAGRGRRITVPLSQVACHAHRHESPSFIPLRVKGHKFYFLLDKEGTVNNARLFDTTVGAYRPF, translated from the coding sequence ATGGGTTTAGAGCGGCTGTTATGCGGGGCGCTGGTGTCCACACAGTCTCCACGGAGCATGTCCAGCGTGCTTAACCGGGCAGCAGCTCTGTACAGCCGGATCGTCGTCCACAGAGAGCCGGCTGcccgcctcctctcctcctccacccagcCCTCCAGAGATGTCACCCTGTTCCAGCACGACCGGACCCGCTTCTTCCGGCTCCTCTCGCTCTTCTGCGGCGGACAGCTCCTCTTCTGGACATACCTGGGCCACTTCGCTTACACCGGGCTCAGAGACACAAGGAGAGGGACAGCCAAGACCTccaccaccacaacaacaacaacaaccaccaccaccatgggGCTGGCTGGGATCTGGAGCTTCGAGATGAACCTGGGCTCAAACAGCTGGAGGTTCGGCTTCACCCTGGGGTGCCTGGCCATGGGAGCAGGGGTGGTTGGGCTCGGGGTGCTGTTCTGCAGGCGCTCTGTCAGCCAGGTGATTCTACATCAAGGTGGAAGGATGGTGACAGTTTCCACACAGTCGCCTCTGGGTGCAGGCCGAGGCCGGAGGATAACAGTCCCCCTGTCTCAGGTGGCCTGTCACGCTCACAGACACGAGTCCCCCTCATTCATCCCCCTCAGGGTCAAAGGGCACAAGTTCTACTTCCTTCTGGACAAAGAGGGGACCGTGAACAACGCCAGGCTGTTTGACACCACTGTCGGGGCGTACCGGCCATTTTAA